The Hyalangium ruber genome has a segment encoding these proteins:
- the tnpB gene encoding IS66 family insertion sequence element accessory protein TnpB (TnpB, as the term is used for proteins encoded by IS66 family insertion elements, is considered an accessory protein, since TnpC, encoded by a neighboring gene, is a DDE family transposase.) — MLTHTRAVRVFAYAAPVDMRKGFDGLGALVEQQLGRQLLKGDVFLFVGRSRRRAKVLHFDGTGLVLLTKRLFRGRFARPWCDEGAQAVELTVSELSLFLEGCELAGRWKLSPPAVDEKVLAVGSGL, encoded by the coding sequence ATGCTGACGCACACGCGCGCCGTGCGCGTCTTCGCGTACGCGGCCCCGGTGGACATGCGCAAGGGCTTCGATGGACTGGGTGCCCTCGTCGAGCAGCAGTTGGGGCGGCAGCTGCTCAAGGGCGACGTCTTCCTCTTCGTCGGCCGCAGCCGGCGCCGGGCCAAGGTGCTGCACTTCGACGGCACGGGCCTGGTGCTGCTCACCAAGAGACTCTTCCGGGGACGCTTCGCTCGGCCCTGGTGCGACGAGGGCGCGCAGGCAGTGGAGTTGACGGTGAGCGAGCTGTCGCTCTTCCTGGAGGGCTGCGAGTTGGCGGGGCGGTGGAAGCTGTCGCCTCCGGCGGTGGACGAGAAAGTCCTTGCGGTAGGCAGTGGCTTGTAG